Proteins from one Psychromonas sp. psych-6C06 genomic window:
- a CDS encoding BamA/TamA family outer membrane protein, translated as MKTRLTATMIGLLSCLYSTTPFASFFDEEDNQLDLGHHIAENATGFLPIPIIITEPAVGYGGGIAGLFLHETEEEKKVRKEAALNARDGGARLMPSAITLVGAGGTENGTWFAFAGHQHSWLKDRIRYLGGAGVGVANLNIYKDLSFPGFGPIAPIDKTLSFGTKTSGIVMMQKLQVRIADTPLMLGIKQVASKSKVETDSKVLNDLLDYTIGTETVSSGLGLLADYDTRNNFFYPSEGYQVSAEYMVYNEAIGSDHNYNNLNINAEVYIPVAQNWTVAFAGNYQNFDSNDIILPPTVKPYVDLRGISAYRFQGDEIQTVQGQVTYDITPRWNISAFYGVGRALDKGEQNHEDLAAGYGTGFRYKIARRYGLSIGADIAFSEEESAFYISLGSGF; from the coding sequence ATGAAAACTAGATTAACAGCCACTATGATAGGTTTACTATCATGTTTGTACTCAACTACACCATTTGCTTCATTTTTTGATGAAGAAGACAACCAGTTAGATCTTGGTCACCACATCGCCGAAAATGCTACCGGCTTTTTACCGATACCAATCATCATTACCGAACCAGCTGTTGGTTATGGTGGAGGCATCGCAGGTCTGTTTTTACACGAAACAGAGGAAGAGAAAAAAGTAAGAAAAGAAGCTGCTCTGAATGCACGAGATGGGGGAGCGCGTTTAATGCCGTCTGCTATTACCTTAGTCGGTGCTGGCGGCACTGAAAATGGTACTTGGTTTGCTTTTGCAGGACACCAACATTCTTGGCTTAAAGATCGAATTCGATACTTAGGTGGAGCAGGTGTTGGCGTAGCAAATCTGAATATTTACAAAGACCTCTCATTTCCTGGGTTTGGGCCCATTGCTCCCATTGATAAAACCCTTTCATTTGGTACAAAGACATCGGGGATCGTCATGATGCAAAAGTTACAAGTACGAATTGCAGATACCCCTTTAATGCTAGGAATAAAACAAGTTGCATCAAAATCCAAGGTAGAAACCGATAGCAAAGTACTTAATGACTTGTTGGATTACACCATTGGTACTGAAACGGTCAGCTCTGGTTTAGGCTTATTAGCCGATTACGATACTCGAAATAATTTTTTCTATCCAAGTGAAGGTTATCAAGTGAGTGCCGAATATATGGTTTATAACGAAGCGATCGGCAGTGACCACAATTACAATAACCTCAATATTAATGCTGAAGTATATATCCCAGTTGCCCAAAATTGGACCGTAGCTTTTGCTGGTAATTATCAGAACTTTGATAGCAATGACATTATCTTGCCACCGACAGTTAAACCCTATGTGGATTTACGCGGTATTTCGGCTTACCGTTTTCAGGGAGATGAAATTCAAACAGTGCAAGGTCAAGTAACCTATGACATCACACCGCGTTGGAACATTTCTGCTTTCTATGGTGTTGGCCGCGCATTAGACAAAGGGGAGCAGAATCATGAAGATTTAGCTGCTGGCTATGGGACGGGTTTTCGCTATAAAATAGCACGTCGTTATGGCTTAAGTATTGGTGCAGATATCGCATTTAGTGAAGAAGAGAGTGCTTTTTACATTAGTCTTGGTAGTGGTTTTTAA
- a CDS encoding patatin-like phospholipase family protein, translated as MKKINHLLIISMSLLVVACSTQHRIEQRTTEQNYQHATILHDQNQGEPIRFWASQQPDFLYQNSRTTNLHVDHQTQFSILALSGGGANGAFGAGVLVGLHEKGQLPDYSVITGISVGGLLAPFVFVGGETLEALPSVILNINDKTLIGKKNFINALTKDAFSQKDKMLTFIKNTYSDQMIEEIAAQHRNGKRLFIGTTHFDSGELMVWNIGAIANSELPQRVLLIHQVLAATTAIPGVFPPQFFDVNDNNEQLEEMHVDGGLATQVFFNPANFDYYKLSQSLGLTRSPRLDVIRNGKLKSSYQAVADKGIPLITKSLSSLTTLQARGDIYRMKYLSEIENIDMQFAYIDKDFSDQKKSRDLFDSHYMKVIYQYGYNKVVAGELWQTELPM; from the coding sequence ATGAAAAAAATCAATCACCTTTTGATTATATCGATGTCGCTACTGGTTGTTGCATGTAGCACTCAACATCGTATTGAGCAGAGAACAACTGAACAGAACTATCAACACGCAACCATCTTGCATGATCAAAATCAAGGTGAGCCAATTCGCTTTTGGGCATCACAACAACCTGATTTTTTGTATCAAAACAGTCGTACTACCAACCTTCATGTTGATCATCAAACACAGTTTTCTATCCTGGCTTTATCAGGTGGAGGCGCCAATGGTGCATTTGGTGCAGGTGTATTAGTAGGGCTACATGAAAAAGGGCAACTTCCGGATTATTCAGTTATTACCGGTATTAGTGTCGGCGGGCTACTCGCACCCTTTGTGTTTGTGGGCGGGGAAACACTAGAGGCATTACCTTCTGTGATACTAAATATTAATGACAAGACATTGATCGGTAAAAAGAATTTTATAAATGCCTTAACTAAAGACGCATTTAGTCAAAAAGATAAAATGCTTACCTTTATTAAAAATACTTATTCTGATCAGATGATTGAGGAGATCGCAGCGCAACACCGTAACGGAAAACGTTTGTTTATTGGTACTACGCATTTTGATTCAGGAGAGTTAATGGTATGGAATATCGGCGCTATCGCCAATAGCGAGTTGCCACAGCGCGTATTATTAATCCATCAAGTGTTAGCAGCCACAACCGCTATTCCGGGGGTATTTCCACCGCAATTTTTCGATGTAAATGACAATAATGAACAACTTGAAGAGATGCACGTTGATGGTGGGCTAGCGACACAGGTGTTCTTTAATCCAGCAAACTTTGATTACTATAAACTATCACAATCATTAGGTCTGACACGGTCACCTCGATTAGATGTTATTCGAAATGGTAAACTGAAATCCTCCTATCAAGCGGTTGCTGATAAAGGTATCCCTCTGATTACTAAAAGCTTATCTAGCTTAACCACACTGCAAGCCCGTGGTGATATCTACCGTATGAAATACCTCAGTGAAATTGAAAATATTGACATGCAATTTGCCTATATCGACAAAGATTTTTCTGACCAAAAAAAGAGTCGAGACCTCTTTGATAGCCACTATATGAAAGTCATTTATCAATATGGATATAACAAGGTGGTGGCAGGCGAATTATGGCAAACAGAATTGCCCATGTAA
- a CDS encoding carboxylesterase family protein, giving the protein MTFFTRSLLALVISSFVVGCGNEVEPTVPMPEKPPVIEPEPARQEIFQIGNVEVLGTVESVLINDQMGSQKLVSIDTFKGIQFATQSRFQHSKYVTMEETLNSDGQVDATNYGASCPQAQNKTTQTIDEDCLYLNIWRPSGAESGKTLPVYVFIHGGDFEYGSGSEPVIEGDTIVAQGADDKKDFIYVSFNYRLGLLGSYWVDGANNTEGGNFGLGDQKRVLEWVSNNISKFGGDASNVTLMGQGAGAMSVGILQSQFSQEVVAGETFQRAIMQSNPYGFEYKNDDAAKSYRKSICEEFDLTRPIFGCTNDADEKIKEKSIEEILTAQNELLNPVNKLVDWLAENVLGGKTATPMHNFMPFAPYIENDGDQAGYHFTEAPAQGGLTVDTVIGNNANEANSFAMLPSLTFLIPLVISELCDNTDNITRLSLCGGDPILDESGQAQLVKALSRWLDNTDNKRYLAQKVSQVSFDNVAKETERLTAYGVVTQLFFGLGNRESINELLSLTDYYPELENELGGSVANMKMYKMLMNDLLFNGPAREMAANSLEQGGDAIMYQFEVAPSFNIWGDPSEATDIFKAIGCISGACSGSELAFVFNKALRLDGSEVKPSSKELALMNKLSRLWFSEALFQSEHYNANNDNVIIIEDSGQINTEYDWDFNNHQGIDPLLRNGRLEGLKELELTLHHLF; this is encoded by the coding sequence ATGACTTTTTTTACTCGTTCTTTATTAGCACTTGTTATTAGCTCTTTTGTTGTGGGGTGTGGTAACGAAGTAGAGCCAACCGTCCCTATGCCAGAAAAACCACCGGTGATTGAGCCTGAGCCTGCACGGCAAGAAATATTTCAAATTGGCAATGTAGAAGTGCTTGGTACTGTTGAATCTGTACTCATTAATGACCAGATGGGGAGCCAAAAATTGGTTAGCATTGATACCTTCAAAGGGATTCAATTTGCTACTCAGTCTCGTTTTCAACATAGCAAATACGTAACTATGGAAGAGACCCTTAATAGCGATGGTCAAGTAGATGCAACCAATTACGGTGCATCATGTCCGCAAGCACAAAACAAGACTACTCAAACGATTGACGAAGATTGTTTATATCTTAATATTTGGCGACCTAGTGGGGCTGAAAGCGGTAAAACGTTACCGGTCTATGTATTTATTCATGGCGGTGATTTTGAATACGGCTCTGGATCTGAGCCTGTTATTGAAGGCGATACTATCGTTGCGCAAGGTGCTGATGACAAAAAAGACTTTATTTACGTTAGTTTTAATTATCGTTTAGGGTTACTAGGAAGTTATTGGGTTGATGGCGCGAATAATACTGAAGGTGGAAACTTTGGATTAGGTGACCAAAAACGCGTATTAGAGTGGGTTTCAAATAATATTAGTAAATTTGGCGGTGATGCGTCAAATGTCACCTTAATGGGACAGGGCGCTGGTGCGATGTCAGTGGGTATTTTACAGAGTCAGTTTTCACAAGAAGTCGTCGCAGGTGAAACCTTTCAGCGCGCGATCATGCAAAGTAACCCCTATGGCTTTGAATATAAAAACGATGATGCAGCGAAAAGCTATCGTAAGTCAATCTGTGAAGAGTTCGATTTAACAAGGCCAATTTTTGGTTGTACGAATGATGCAGATGAAAAAATAAAAGAAAAAAGCATTGAGGAAATTTTAACCGCGCAAAATGAATTGTTGAACCCTGTTAATAAATTGGTTGATTGGTTAGCTGAGAATGTACTCGGTGGGAAAACAGCGACGCCAATGCATAACTTCATGCCGTTTGCTCCATATATTGAAAATGATGGCGATCAAGCTGGCTATCATTTTACCGAAGCACCTGCGCAAGGTGGATTAACAGTTGATACGGTGATTGGTAATAATGCCAATGAGGCAAATAGCTTTGCTATGTTACCTAGTTTAACTTTCTTAATTCCTCTCGTTATTTCAGAGTTATGTGATAACACGGACAATATTACAAGATTATCACTGTGTGGGGGGGACCCAATACTTGATGAGTCTGGGCAAGCACAGTTGGTCAAAGCATTGTCTAGGTGGTTAGATAATACTGATAATAAGCGTTATTTAGCACAAAAAGTATCACAAGTGTCGTTTGATAATGTGGCTAAAGAAACGGAACGCTTGACTGCTTATGGTGTTGTTACACAGTTGTTCTTTGGTTTGGGTAATCGTGAAAGTATTAATGAATTGTTGAGCTTAACTGATTATTACCCTGAATTAGAAAATGAGTTGGGTGGTTCAGTCGCGAATATGAAAATGTATAAAATGCTAATGAACGACTTACTTTTTAATGGGCCTGCACGTGAGATGGCTGCTAATAGTTTAGAGCAGGGTGGGGATGCGATCATGTACCAGTTTGAGGTGGCACCAAGCTTCAATATTTGGGGAGATCCATCAGAAGCGACTGATATCTTTAAGGCGATTGGTTGTATTAGTGGAGCCTGCAGCGGGTCAGAGCTTGCCTTTGTATTTAATAAAGCGTTACGTCTCGATGGCAGTGAAGTGAAACCAAGCAGTAAAGAGCTAGCATTAATGAATAAGCTGTCTCGTCTATGGTTTAGTGAAGCACTATTTCAAAGTGAGCATTACAACGCCAATAATGACAATGTCATCATCATTGAAGATTCTGGACAAATAAATACCGAATATGATTGGGATTTTAACAACCATCAGGGGATTGACCCATTGTTACGTAACGGACGCCTTGAAGGTCTAAAAGAATTAGAGCTCACACTTCATCATCTTTTTTAA
- a CDS encoding phospholipase D family protein, with protein sequence MNKFHFSLFLMTLLSAILTGCAQPYPNVEEGFEENWQSESYPAQVYLLPSAGAAYAQRVALIRTAKSSLEMTYFSWDKDTLGLMLLDEVKQAADRGVKVRLILDDLLVFNEKWLAELNQHPNIRIKIFNPFSARKSGWLGRAVNFSRDQKKLDNRLHEKYFNVDHEYMILGGRNIGDSYFGYSSQANFFDMDALFKGAVIEAFAKHYQTIWKSAYSEGIEHHIKTKANNAYAQFNKALRKTYKENAIVLADVNQQIQTLATPYFKEVKVTPIFDSLQKLENNNPYFRIRAERTIQNHIDNAKQVLISTPYIVPTQGEFSVIDQLLNNRAKVTLLTNSSASNDSGFIPAYYDKHRSTLLDKGVNIYEYKDDAINDDHLYHVATYYHNKTIILDNEITFIGSSNFDPRSDFLNMEIGVFIEGEGFASQVSDYLLKNKERLYWQVSRDSENNIIWRSGKLLHHDNPNYSKWHEVTNWLFRKMDAEMEL encoded by the coding sequence ATGAATAAATTCCATTTTTCACTATTTTTGATGACGTTACTAAGCGCTATATTGACAGGCTGTGCGCAACCTTATCCAAATGTTGAGGAAGGGTTTGAAGAAAACTGGCAGAGTGAATCTTATCCAGCTCAAGTCTATTTGTTACCAAGTGCAGGCGCCGCTTATGCGCAACGTGTTGCTTTAATACGTACCGCCAAATCATCGCTCGAAATGACCTATTTCTCATGGGATAAAGATACATTAGGGCTGATGCTTCTTGATGAAGTAAAACAGGCTGCAGATCGTGGTGTGAAGGTGCGTTTAATTCTTGATGACCTATTAGTTTTTAATGAAAAATGGCTCGCAGAGCTTAATCAACATCCTAATATTCGCATTAAAATTTTTAATCCTTTTAGCGCACGTAAGAGTGGTTGGTTAGGTAGGGCAGTGAACTTTAGTCGCGATCAAAAAAAGCTTGATAACCGCCTGCATGAAAAATACTTCAATGTGGATCATGAATATATGATCTTAGGTGGCCGTAATATCGGTGATAGTTATTTTGGTTATAGTTCTCAAGCTAACTTCTTTGACATGGATGCACTATTTAAAGGGGCTGTTATTGAGGCGTTTGCAAAACATTACCAGACGATATGGAAAAGTGCCTACAGCGAAGGTATTGAACACCACATTAAGACTAAAGCGAATAATGCTTATGCGCAGTTCAATAAAGCATTACGTAAAACGTATAAAGAAAATGCAATCGTATTGGCCGATGTGAATCAACAAATTCAAACATTAGCGACACCTTATTTTAAAGAGGTGAAGGTTACGCCTATTTTTGATTCGCTACAAAAACTAGAAAACAATAACCCCTATTTTAGAATACGAGCAGAGCGCACTATTCAAAATCATATTGATAATGCCAAACAAGTATTGATCTCAACCCCTTATATTGTGCCTACTCAAGGTGAATTTTCAGTGATTGATCAGCTATTGAATAATCGCGCAAAGGTAACGTTATTGACCAATTCATCTGCGTCTAATGACTCTGGGTTTATTCCTGCCTATTACGACAAACATCGTAGTACGTTATTAGATAAAGGGGTGAATATTTATGAGTATAAAGATGATGCTATTAATGATGACCACCTTTATCATGTTGCTACTTATTACCACAATAAAACCATTATTCTAGACAATGAAATTACTTTTATTGGCTCTTCAAATTTTGATCCTCGTTCTGACTTTTTGAATATGGAAATAGGTGTTTTTATCGAAGGGGAGGGGTTTGCTAGCCAGGTTAGTGATTACTTATTAAAAAATAAAGAGCGGCTCTATTGGCAAGTCTCTCGTGACAGTGAAAATAACATTATTTGGCGCTCAGGGAAGTTACTACATCATGATAACCCAAACTATAGTAAGTGGCACGAAGTGACTAATTGGTTGTTTAGGAAAATGGATGCTGAGATGGAGTTATAG
- a CDS encoding LysR family transcriptional regulator gives MNFSFEQLLAFVTVYNERAFSKAAVKLNKHRTTIGQVVTNLEDQLAVTLFERVGRTVIPTEDGEFLYHYAKQTIEHARTFDNVALSLSFGAMENITIAYPSFVPHGVLANMRIQLAKEFPLMRVNFIVCNQQELKIGINDGTIDFALVNTHYSRAMNSIDASFLGHIEFLPFVKKGGRLSQLKANEAHAVLSTERQFILKSFREENLQDKILLSSLHEEVEQLALIIKLVSMDAGWSLLPKIISASEYVTDNIEAINFSEMTEGFKFAISLWCPHAKSNREIKQTIIDSLKMSALEIRDQFKS, from the coding sequence ATGAACTTTAGTTTTGAGCAATTGTTAGCATTTGTCACCGTCTATAATGAACGCGCCTTTAGTAAAGCAGCAGTCAAATTAAATAAACATAGAACCACTATTGGTCAGGTTGTCACTAACCTTGAAGATCAACTCGCAGTAACCCTCTTCGAACGAGTTGGCAGAACGGTAATTCCCACAGAAGATGGTGAATTTCTTTATCACTATGCTAAGCAAACTATTGAGCATGCCCGCACTTTTGATAATGTCGCACTTAGCCTATCCTTTGGTGCCATGGAAAACATTACTATTGCCTATCCCAGCTTTGTTCCACACGGGGTACTTGCGAATATGCGCATACAATTAGCCAAAGAATTTCCATTAATGCGTGTTAATTTTATTGTCTGCAACCAACAAGAGTTAAAAATAGGCATTAATGATGGCACTATTGACTTTGCTTTAGTAAATACACATTACAGTCGAGCAATGAACAGCATTGATGCTTCCTTTCTCGGACATATTGAGTTTTTACCCTTCGTTAAAAAAGGAGGAAGGTTATCTCAGCTTAAAGCAAATGAGGCACACGCAGTATTAAGTACTGAACGACAGTTTATTTTAAAGTCATTTCGCGAAGAGAACCTGCAAGATAAAATATTACTTAGCTCATTACATGAAGAAGTCGAGCAACTTGCACTTATCATTAAATTAGTGAGTATGGATGCAGGTTGGTCATTATTACCCAAAATAATTAGTGCATCTGAATATGTTACCGACAATATTGAAGCAATTAACTTTTCAGAAATGACTGAAGGTTTTAAATTTGCTATCTCTTTATGGTGCCCACATGCGAAATCCAATCGAGAGATAAAGCAAACCATTATCGATTCACTGAAAATGTCTGCGTTAGAGATAAGAGATCAATTCAAAAGCTAA
- the pdxY gene encoding pyridoxal kinase PdxY — MKAVMSIQSHVSYGHAGNSAAVFPVQRMGIEVWPIHTVQYSNHTQYQEGWTGQRFGSDDIRTLIKGLDKIDKLSECNALISGYLGSPEQCSAIAEAVRRVKQANHQALYVCDPVMGDPDKGCILPDGVTEALTEHLMPLADVIVPNQFELAQFTGMEINSIYDAVTACKKAIELGPKIILVKNLHSISDKEFTTILATPKSCYLVQRPSLPFDKSPVGVGDLITAVFTACLTKDMSPVLAFRHTNNAVYGILKHTQEQKLWELQIISGQYEFVEPTYDFEPKRIG, encoded by the coding sequence ATGAAAGCAGTGATGTCAATACAAAGCCATGTTAGCTATGGCCATGCAGGAAATAGCGCGGCTGTTTTTCCAGTACAAAGAATGGGAATAGAGGTATGGCCTATTCATACCGTTCAATATTCTAACCACACACAATATCAAGAGGGTTGGACAGGACAACGGTTTGGATCTGATGATATACGCACCCTCATTAAAGGGCTCGACAAGATCGATAAACTTAGCGAATGTAATGCCCTCATTTCTGGTTATCTCGGTAGCCCAGAACAGTGTAGTGCGATTGCAGAGGCTGTACGTAGGGTAAAGCAAGCCAATCACCAAGCCCTTTATGTCTGTGATCCAGTGATGGGCGATCCTGACAAAGGCTGTATTTTGCCTGATGGGGTAACAGAGGCACTTACTGAACATTTAATGCCTCTTGCTGATGTTATTGTACCCAATCAATTTGAATTGGCTCAATTTACAGGCATGGAAATAAATTCCATTTATGACGCAGTAACCGCGTGTAAAAAAGCCATTGAATTAGGCCCCAAAATCATCCTAGTAAAAAACCTACACTCGATATCAGATAAAGAATTTACCACTATATTAGCGACACCTAAGAGTTGCTATTTAGTACAACGCCCATCGCTACCGTTTGATAAATCGCCTGTCGGTGTAGGCGATTTAATTACCGCGGTATTCACCGCTTGCCTTACTAAAGATATGTCACCAGTACTTGCATTCCGTCATACTAACAATGCCGTTTATGGTATTTTAAAGCATACTCAAGAACAAAAGTTATGGGAATTACAAATCATCAGCGGTCAGTATGAATTTGTTGAGCCTACTTACGATTTCGAACCCAAACGAATAGGATAA
- a CDS encoding transporter — translation MNTQKKIIGVFSNPPKHIISLVLGLFFLASLFFGSAYAATVAPDSHSGISWALSYLAQNPFAYLFLTLAIGYPIGRISVGGISLGATAGTLVTGILIALASSALYGITYNIPGLVEDIFLMLFMYALGMKVGPQFFSGLARGGMDFIIIGLIVVFSNFLIVFLGVKILDLGPGYAAGIISGSYTVTAVMGVAQSAVSTGAFTLPEGVTADMVGANMAAGYAISYVLSSIFIILLIKYLPKMFGRDAVLEAQKAESEFNVGEDGGALPGTAGASILGFTDKQIRAYVVEHEELVGQSVHQLFRKNPHAAILRVIRDDDVIDAQDDPKLKMGDIVGVIGDYSLLLKGDKTLGHEVSDPRARMVDIEVADIHVGKSEFAGKTLEQVGLEIGFGVHLKSMFRAGVAIPHLAKTIVEKGDVLRLAGPKWCVDKAAEALKAVPIIESTYTEVSFMSLALFVGFVIGHASVEISGIPFALGTSAGCMLMGILVSWLRTRNPDFGGPTSEGARSFLNDIGLSMFVAVLAAGVGPKIMSSFQGTVVIWIAVLGLLGALVPPFLAWIYGYYFRKMNPVILAGACAGGRNSTPALFGIQDQSKSGIAAVAYPVPYALTSAVVLILGYIAMVFS, via the coding sequence ATGAACACACAAAAAAAAATTATTGGGGTATTTTCTAATCCTCCGAAACATATTATTAGTCTAGTTTTAGGGCTATTTTTTCTGGCTTCTTTATTCTTTGGCAGTGCCTATGCAGCGACAGTCGCGCCAGACTCACACAGCGGAATTTCTTGGGCACTAAGCTACCTCGCTCAAAACCCTTTTGCCTACTTATTTTTAACCTTAGCGATTGGTTATCCTATTGGGCGAATCTCTGTCGGCGGAATTTCACTAGGCGCAACAGCAGGTACACTGGTAACAGGCATTTTAATCGCATTAGCTTCTAGTGCCTTATACGGTATTACTTACAATATTCCCGGCTTAGTTGAAGACATTTTCTTAATGTTATTTATGTATGCATTAGGGATGAAAGTAGGGCCCCAGTTTTTCTCTGGTTTAGCACGTGGTGGCATGGACTTTATTATAATTGGCCTCATCGTTGTTTTCTCTAATTTCTTAATCGTCTTTTTAGGCGTAAAAATACTAGATCTTGGTCCAGGTTATGCTGCGGGTATTATCTCTGGTAGCTATACCGTGACCGCTGTAATGGGCGTTGCACAATCAGCCGTTTCTACTGGTGCTTTCACGCTACCAGAAGGCGTCACTGCTGATATGGTTGGCGCAAATATGGCGGCAGGTTATGCAATCAGTTATGTCTTGTCTTCAATCTTTATTATTTTGTTAATTAAATATTTACCGAAGATGTTTGGTCGCGATGCGGTCCTTGAAGCGCAAAAAGCAGAAAGTGAATTTAATGTGGGCGAAGACGGTGGCGCTTTGCCAGGTACGGCTGGTGCATCAATCTTAGGCTTTACTGACAAACAAATTCGCGCCTATGTTGTTGAGCACGAAGAACTCGTTGGGCAATCTGTACATCAGTTATTCCGCAAAAATCCACATGCGGCAATCTTGAGAGTGATTCGCGATGATGACGTGATTGATGCACAAGATGATCCTAAATTAAAAATGGGCGATATTGTCGGTGTAATCGGTGATTACAGCTTATTGCTTAAGGGAGATAAAACGCTAGGTCATGAAGTTTCAGACCCTCGCGCACGCATGGTCGATATAGAAGTGGCCGACATTCATGTGGGTAAAAGCGAGTTTGCAGGTAAAACATTAGAGCAAGTCGGCCTTGAGATTGGTTTTGGTGTACACCTTAAATCGATGTTTCGCGCGGGCGTTGCTATCCCCCACCTTGCTAAAACCATCGTTGAAAAAGGGGATGTCCTAAGACTTGCTGGCCCTAAATGGTGTGTAGATAAAGCGGCAGAAGCCTTAAAAGCGGTACCTATTATTGAAAGTACTTATACTGAAGTCTCCTTCATGTCATTGGCCTTATTCGTGGGTTTTGTAATAGGCCATGCCAGCGTTGAAATTAGCGGTATTCCTTTTGCGTTAGGTACCTCTGCAGGCTGCATGTTAATGGGTATTTTAGTGTCTTGGTTACGTACTAGAAACCCAGACTTTGGTGGCCCTACCAGTGAAGGGGCGAGATCGTTTCTTAATGATATTGGCTTGAGTATGTTTGTTGCTGTACTAGCAGCGGGTGTTGGCCCTAAAATCATGTCTTCTTTCCAAGGCACAGTCGTCATTTGGATTGCAGTATTAGGATTACTCGGCGCCTTAGTCCCCCCCTTCCTTGCTTGGATTTACGGCTATTATTTCAGAAAAATGAATCCTGTTATTTTAGCGGGTGCTTGTGCTGGAGGACGAAATAGCACGCCTGCACTGTTCGGTATTCAAGATCAATCTAAAAGCGGTATTGCGGCTGTCGCCTACCCCGTTCCCTATGCTTTGACCTCTGCAGTCGTTTTGATTCTCGGTTATATTGCTATGGTATTTTCTTAA
- a CDS encoding glutamate decarboxylase produces MSIEKHADLNMFEQFNIELPKEFPEEGMAARAAAAVIKSECWTDANPMLNLSSFVTTFMEPEAAEIFKDGSFRNFADPDMYPHTKATEEKCVNWLHELWNGPKDVEAYGAATIGSSEACMLAGLAHKWNWRQAREKAGKDSSKPNMVTGGNVQIVWKKFLKYFDVEPRIVPLKPGQYRLTAEQLDEYVDENTICVVGIAGQTFTGEDDDFQAIHDWLDAYEEKTGISIPMHIDAASGGFVNPFLYPDYEWDFRLPRVQSINASGHKFGLVPPGLGWIIFRERKVFNEDLVFYVNYLGGEAATATLNFSKSSATIMAQYYNFIRLGRKGYTNIMKKTVENAEFIRDRLLATGKFKIMNETQRIPVVALTLDESVTKYNEFDISNKVREHGWILSAYSMPANAQQVNSLRIVVRPHLNKDAAEILVRDIEMACEYLEEHGGNATPPKLHDLHKVSSGKC; encoded by the coding sequence ATGTCAATTGAAAAACACGCAGATTTAAATATGTTCGAACAGTTCAATATTGAATTACCAAAAGAGTTTCCAGAAGAAGGAATGGCCGCTCGCGCAGCGGCTGCAGTGATCAAAAGCGAATGCTGGACAGATGCTAATCCAATGCTAAATCTTTCTTCTTTTGTGACTACATTTATGGAGCCAGAAGCAGCTGAAATTTTCAAAGATGGTTCATTTAGAAACTTTGCTGACCCAGATATGTATCCACATACCAAAGCTACTGAAGAAAAATGTGTGAATTGGTTACACGAATTATGGAATGGCCCAAAAGATGTTGAAGCCTACGGTGCGGCCACCATTGGTTCATCGGAAGCTTGCATGTTGGCAGGTTTAGCACATAAGTGGAACTGGCGCCAAGCACGAGAAAAAGCAGGTAAAGATAGCTCAAAACCAAACATGGTAACTGGTGGCAATGTACAAATAGTATGGAAAAAATTCTTAAAATATTTCGACGTTGAGCCACGCATCGTGCCATTAAAACCAGGACAATATCGTTTAACAGCAGAGCAACTTGATGAGTATGTTGATGAAAATACAATCTGTGTTGTAGGTATTGCAGGACAAACATTTACCGGTGAAGATGATGACTTCCAAGCAATTCATGATTGGTTAGATGCTTACGAAGAAAAAACAGGTATCTCAATTCCAATGCATATCGATGCAGCATCAGGTGGCTTTGTAAATCCGTTCTTGTACCCAGATTATGAATGGGATTTCCGTCTGCCTCGTGTGCAATCTATTAATGCATCAGGACATAAATTCGGCCTAGTGCCTCCAGGGTTAGGTTGGATAATCTTCCGTGAGCGTAAAGTATTCAATGAAGATCTCGTCTTCTACGTTAACTACCTAGGCGGAGAAGCAGCAACTGCGACGCTGAACTTTAGTAAAAGCTCTGCCACCATTATGGCGCAATACTACAACTTCATTCGCCTTGGCCGTAAAGGTTATACAAACATCATGAAGAAAACTGTTGAAAATGCAGAGTTCATCCGTGATCGTTTATTAGCGACCGGTAAATTCAAAATAATGAACGAGACGCAACGTATTCCTGTGGTTGCATTAACGCTTGATGAGTCTGTTACTAAATATAATGAGTTTGATATCTCTAACAAAGTACGTGAACACGGTTGGATTTTATCTGCTTACTCAATGCCTGCTAATGCTCAACAAGTAAATAGCTTACGTATTGTGGTGAGACCACACCTTAATAAAGATGCAGCCGAGATTTTGGTTCGTGATATTGAAATGGCTTGCGAATACTTAGAGGAGCATGGCGGTAATGCAACACCACCAAAACTACATGATCTCCATAAAGTTTCTTCCGGTAAATGCTAA